A single Crateriforma conspicua DNA region contains:
- a CDS encoding SPFH domain-containing protein, translated as MSNKFDDFEDSRSEQGLRRLLNPANLGSAAVLIAGGLIGLAAWVFLFCRIEVPSRHIAVLTKKTGDDLTNETEIVSAADFGKFKGIQEKVLTEGRYFYNPWNWDWDVVPQVEIPENRLGVRIRLYGDDLGYGNLIADTDSKKGISTEVLRPGRYPINGVVYEAGREPDPFRDNYIELIELHEPVVIPAGFKGVVTLLSAPLADDPNQLIVETGRRGVQQKTLDPGVYYINPYVQRVSLVDCRSQRFNLSTGGEMGFPSRDGFWVKLDGRIEFRVNPDRAAEVFVTYNDSDNDDGLDARVEQEIIQKIILPNARSFCRLRGSDNSGRDFILGEKRLQFQKDFQKELEQTCEQQGIEIVQALITRISPPQQIALPVRERQIAVQQAAQYQKEIEQQASEQQLRMEQELVKRKEVLVEADREVVTLTTEAQRQQDVAVIEANQRKKVAETELSAANDQAEAVRARGVAAADVIKFGNEAEAAGWAKAVEAYGGSGDEYARWVMLRKMAPAFRKMMVNTADSPLMNIFDEFNQIPESAATESDSAVTRDTPSNQPSNQRDETLTKAGEDQ; from the coding sequence GTGTCCAACAAATTTGATGATTTTGAGGACTCTCGATCCGAACAAGGACTCCGACGTCTGCTGAACCCGGCGAACCTGGGCAGCGCGGCTGTTCTTATTGCTGGAGGACTGATCGGGCTGGCGGCCTGGGTCTTTTTGTTCTGCCGAATCGAAGTCCCCAGTCGACATATCGCCGTCTTGACCAAAAAGACCGGCGACGACCTGACCAATGAAACGGAAATCGTCAGTGCCGCCGACTTCGGGAAGTTCAAAGGCATCCAAGAAAAGGTGCTGACCGAAGGACGCTATTTTTACAACCCATGGAACTGGGATTGGGATGTCGTTCCGCAGGTGGAGATTCCTGAGAATCGCTTGGGCGTTCGCATTCGCTTGTATGGCGACGATCTGGGTTACGGCAATTTGATTGCCGATACGGATTCGAAAAAGGGCATTTCAACCGAAGTCCTGCGTCCGGGACGTTATCCGATCAACGGCGTCGTCTACGAAGCCGGCAGGGAGCCCGATCCGTTTCGTGACAACTACATCGAACTGATCGAATTGCACGAACCTGTGGTTATCCCGGCCGGATTCAAAGGCGTGGTCACGCTTTTGTCTGCACCACTTGCCGATGACCCCAACCAACTGATCGTTGAAACAGGCCGCCGCGGTGTTCAACAGAAGACACTGGATCCCGGTGTTTACTACATCAACCCGTACGTCCAACGTGTTTCTCTGGTCGACTGCCGCAGCCAGCGGTTCAACCTCAGCACCGGCGGCGAAATGGGCTTTCCCAGTCGAGACGGATTCTGGGTCAAACTGGACGGCCGAATCGAATTTCGCGTCAATCCCGATCGGGCCGCCGAAGTCTTTGTGACTTACAACGATTCGGACAACGACGACGGCTTGGACGCACGAGTCGAACAGGAAATCATCCAGAAAATCATTCTGCCCAATGCCCGTTCGTTCTGCCGACTTCGCGGTAGTGATAACTCCGGCCGCGATTTCATCTTGGGCGAAAAGCGTTTGCAGTTTCAAAAGGATTTCCAAAAGGAACTGGAGCAAACCTGTGAGCAACAGGGAATTGAAATCGTCCAAGCGTTGATCACACGTATCAGCCCGCCGCAACAGATCGCTTTGCCCGTGCGTGAACGTCAAATCGCCGTTCAGCAGGCGGCCCAGTATCAAAAAGAAATCGAGCAACAGGCCAGCGAACAACAGTTGCGAATGGAACAAGAACTGGTCAAACGCAAGGAGGTTTTGGTCGAAGCAGATCGAGAGGTCGTGACGCTGACCACCGAAGCCCAGCGACAACAGGACGTCGCCGTGATCGAAGCCAACCAACGCAAGAAGGTTGCCGAAACGGAATTGTCAGCCGCCAATGACCAAGCCGAAGCCGTCCGAGCACGCGGGGTCGCGGCGGCCGACGTGATCAAGTTTGGCAACGAAGCAGAAGCGGCCGGCTGGGCCAAGGCCGTGGAAGCCTACGGTGGCAGCGGCGACGAATACGCACGCTGGGTGATGCTTCGCAAGATGGCCCCCGCGTTCCGCAAGATGATGGTCAACACGGCGGACAGCCCGCTGATGAACATCTTTGACGAATTCAACCAGATCCCCGAATCGGCGGCCACGGAATCGGACAGTGCCGTTACTCGCGACACTCCATCGAACCAACCGTCCAATCAACGCGACGAAACTCTGACCAAAGCCGGAGAAGACCAGTGA
- a CDS encoding SPFH domain-containing protein — MAKSSIGLIFSSLWVVLGLFLAFQWFVCRKYVPEGHSLLLRYKGPLLLPANEPEPGRLSRGNEVGVHEQMRGPGRHFFNPIYWERRVVPDIVIGPGEIGVVTSKIGEPLPPGEFLVDGDLQGENRARHQGILRKVFGPGRYRANPYAYEFKIVETEITNFSSQEKISGWVEIPTGFVGVVTMQAGNQALGISPGTQDKVLQPGLYPINPREQQIDVIKVGYTEASIQVEKKLDGQGNSLYDEQGEPLAIADTGINFPSNDGFDIQLDFSAIWGVMPENAPEIVRLFGNIEAVRQKVIEPQSESICRNNGSKMGAVELLVGESREAFQTAVSDEFKNVLDDKHISLLYGLVRHIYIPQNVRAPIQKGYVSEELRLTRDEETKTARIEANLREAERKVELEAERIRVETERLKASVMAEGEKKAREIEAETKQLVAAIDRETADLDAQKTVVLGRADAEAEQMSKEAEADKFRLAVEAFGSPTAYNKWQFAEELPEALDLQLFYAGEGTLWTDLKGVQPTLPLKK; from the coding sequence ATGGCAAAATCCTCCATCGGATTGATCTTTAGCAGCTTGTGGGTCGTGCTGGGATTGTTCCTTGCATTCCAGTGGTTCGTCTGCCGCAAATATGTCCCCGAGGGCCATAGCTTGCTGCTGCGTTACAAAGGCCCCCTTTTGTTACCAGCCAATGAACCGGAGCCGGGTCGATTGTCACGTGGCAACGAAGTCGGTGTGCATGAGCAGATGCGTGGCCCCGGCCGCCACTTTTTCAACCCGATCTACTGGGAACGACGAGTCGTTCCGGACATCGTCATCGGGCCTGGTGAAATTGGTGTGGTGACCAGCAAAATTGGTGAACCGTTGCCGCCGGGTGAATTCCTGGTCGACGGTGATCTGCAGGGCGAAAATCGAGCCCGACATCAGGGCATCTTGCGCAAGGTGTTCGGACCTGGTCGCTATCGCGCCAATCCGTACGCCTACGAGTTCAAGATTGTCGAAACGGAGATCACCAACTTCAGCAGCCAGGAAAAAATCAGTGGCTGGGTGGAAATCCCGACTGGTTTTGTTGGCGTCGTCACGATGCAAGCCGGCAATCAGGCACTGGGCATCAGCCCGGGCACCCAGGACAAGGTTCTGCAGCCGGGTCTGTATCCGATCAATCCTCGTGAACAGCAGATTGACGTCATCAAAGTGGGATACACCGAAGCCAGCATCCAGGTCGAAAAGAAGCTGGACGGCCAAGGCAATTCTCTTTATGACGAACAGGGTGAACCACTGGCCATTGCGGACACGGGTATCAATTTCCCCAGTAACGATGGCTTTGACATCCAACTGGACTTCAGTGCGATCTGGGGCGTCATGCCCGAAAACGCTCCAGAAATTGTGCGTCTGTTCGGGAACATCGAAGCCGTTCGCCAGAAGGTGATCGAACCGCAAAGCGAAAGCATCTGCCGGAACAACGGGTCGAAGATGGGAGCGGTTGAATTGTTGGTGGGCGAATCACGCGAAGCGTTTCAAACTGCCGTCAGCGATGAGTTCAAAAACGTCTTGGACGACAAACATATCTCGCTGCTGTACGGGCTGGTGCGTCACATCTATATCCCCCAGAACGTCCGCGCACCGATCCAGAAGGGCTACGTTTCCGAAGAACTTCGTCTGACTCGTGACGAAGAAACCAAGACGGCACGCATCGAAGCCAATTTGCGGGAAGCCGAACGAAAGGTGGAACTGGAAGCCGAAAGGATCCGAGTCGAAACCGAACGCTTGAAAGCCAGCGTGATGGCCGAGGGTGAAAAGAAGGCACGTGAAATCGAAGCGGAAACCAAACAGTTGGTCGCCGCCATCGATCGGGAAACCGCCGACTTGGACGCCCAGAAGACGGTCGTCCTGGGGCGTGCCGATGCCGAGGCCGAACAGATGTCCAAAGAGGCCGAAGCCGACAAGTTCCGATTGGCGGTCGAAGCGTTTGGTTCGCCCACCGCGTACAACAAATGGCAATTTGCCGAAGAATTGCCGGAAGCCCTGGATCTGCAGCTGTTCTATGCCGGCGAAGGAACGCTGTGGACCGATTTGAAGGGCGTCCAGCCCACACTGCCTTTGAAAAAATAG
- a CDS encoding thioredoxin family protein translates to MRSVLTTIALSSLIIAPVAMMAGCNSETAVVEMDDETTITPDAFEATVNQDQLVLVKFGAPWCGPCRMIDEELPKLAGGMGSDLEILRINVDNNPDLASEYGATSIPKMVLFRNGSVVSDRVGYMSAGELESWISNVQ, encoded by the coding sequence ATGAGATCCGTTCTGACCACCATTGCTTTGTCGTCACTGATCATCGCTCCCGTTGCCATGATGGCCGGATGCAATTCAGAAACAGCGGTGGTGGAAATGGACGACGAAACGACCATCACCCCTGACGCATTTGAAGCCACCGTGAACCAGGACCAACTGGTTTTGGTGAAGTTCGGGGCTCCCTGGTGCGGCCCCTGCCGGATGATCGACGAAGAATTGCCCAAACTGGCCGGTGGCATGGGTTCGGACTTGGAAATCCTGCGAATCAACGTCGACAACAACCCCGACTTGGCAAGCGAATACGGCGCCACATCAATTCCGAAGATGGTGCTGTTTCGTAACGGTTCGGTCGTCAGCGATCGCGTCGGTTACATGTCGGCCGGCGAATTAGAATCCTGGATCAGCAACGTCCAGTAA
- a CDS encoding endo-1,4-beta-xylanase → MFSWVFRTRLHAWISVLVLFSSWPLSVSAQDSALIAGPDTFATVVRPNGGRVLRSGGVLEVDSPLDGQDAWAIQLQSPMIGRPIRKGDAFSVCFSARTVDAGNQNSGTIHVTVSKDDPWRAIQANNGFRTLAVPNVWHDFAINFRAEQDFPADQFRASLQLAAHQQRLEIRDLKFRRHGQTPDALLPKQKLFYPGRFADLTWKQMADDRIRRHRQSDLRIRVTDTLGNPVPDCAVTIRQQKHAYAFGTFVGDVPNRNDDAGQRFRRETLRNFNRVTLPRYWADWGTDSPEGLDRSNAVARWAASTDLELKTHLLLYPRYIPKRVVANRKDASLFRKQVVTAMEDALDETRHLKCFVWDAINELRDDELVGDVLGNKFYAEVFNLANRRRPDVRWFINEYGLLTGGAKRQEYLDQYIRRIKQILADGGAVEGIGVQGHFTESLLTPQQIWEVLDRLDDFGLPIEVTEFDVDTDDEVTQAEFTEDFMTAIFAHPSTTGLTTWGFWEGDMWRPRGAMYRTNWTIKPNGKVWQKLVLDRWWTDETAVTDATGECVARVFHGDHEVTVRTKTSARSVVGRFTVTADQEARIVLDEPEQTGQAK, encoded by the coding sequence ATGTTCTCTTGGGTTTTCCGCACGCGTTTGCATGCTTGGATTTCGGTGCTGGTTCTGTTTTCCAGCTGGCCGTTGTCGGTATCCGCTCAAGATTCGGCACTGATTGCCGGTCCAGACACCTTTGCCACAGTCGTTCGGCCCAACGGAGGCCGTGTGCTGCGATCCGGCGGGGTTTTAGAAGTGGATTCGCCGCTTGACGGACAGGACGCCTGGGCGATTCAATTGCAGTCGCCCATGATCGGTCGGCCCATTCGCAAAGGTGATGCTTTTTCGGTTTGCTTTTCAGCGCGAACGGTTGACGCCGGCAATCAGAATTCCGGGACCATCCATGTGACGGTTTCCAAAGACGATCCTTGGCGTGCGATCCAAGCGAACAATGGATTTCGAACTTTGGCGGTGCCGAATGTCTGGCATGATTTTGCGATCAACTTTCGCGCCGAACAGGACTTTCCGGCCGATCAGTTCCGCGCCTCACTGCAACTGGCCGCTCATCAACAGCGATTAGAAATTCGCGACCTGAAGTTTCGTCGTCACGGCCAGACGCCCGATGCATTGTTGCCAAAACAAAAGCTGTTTTATCCTGGCCGTTTTGCGGACCTGACGTGGAAGCAGATGGCCGACGATCGGATTCGCCGGCACCGCCAAAGTGATCTTCGTATCCGAGTGACCGATACCCTTGGGAACCCTGTTCCCGACTGCGCGGTGACGATTCGCCAACAAAAACATGCCTATGCGTTTGGCACGTTTGTTGGTGATGTGCCCAATCGCAACGACGATGCCGGGCAACGCTTTCGCCGTGAAACCCTGCGCAACTTCAATCGCGTGACCCTGCCACGTTACTGGGCGGACTGGGGAACGGATTCTCCTGAGGGCTTGGATCGAAGCAATGCCGTTGCTCGCTGGGCGGCGTCGACGGATTTGGAACTGAAGACGCACCTGTTGCTGTATCCCCGCTACATCCCGAAACGCGTCGTCGCCAATCGCAAGGATGCTTCACTGTTTCGAAAGCAAGTGGTCACGGCAATGGAAGATGCCCTGGACGAGACACGGCATCTGAAGTGTTTTGTCTGGGACGCCATCAATGAATTGCGTGACGATGAATTGGTCGGGGACGTTTTAGGCAACAAGTTTTATGCCGAAGTCTTCAATCTCGCGAATCGTCGGCGTCCCGACGTCCGCTGGTTCATCAATGAGTACGGCTTGTTGACCGGCGGAGCCAAGCGTCAGGAATACCTGGACCAGTACATTCGTAGGATCAAGCAGATCCTGGCCGACGGTGGTGCCGTCGAAGGCATCGGCGTTCAGGGGCACTTCACCGAAAGTCTTTTGACGCCGCAGCAGATTTGGGAGGTCTTGGATCGGTTGGACGATTTTGGTTTACCAATCGAAGTCACCGAATTCGACGTGGACACCGATGACGAGGTGACTCAGGCTGAGTTCACCGAGGACTTCATGACGGCGATTTTTGCGCACCCGTCCACGACGGGACTGACGACATGGGGTTTTTGGGAAGGCGACATGTGGCGGCCCCGCGGCGCGATGTACCGCACCAATTGGACGATCAAGCCCAACGGAAAGGTCTGGCAAAAACTGGTGTTGGATCGTTGGTGGACCGATGAAACGGCCGTGACCGATGCCACAGGCGAATGCGTTGCTCGCGTTTTTCACGGCGACCACGAGGTGACAGTCCGGACGAAAACATCGGCGCGAAGTGTCGTCGGGCGTTTTACAGTGACGGCCGATCAAGAGGCCAGAATTGTCCTGGACGAACCGGAACAAACCGGCCAGGCGAAATAG
- a CDS encoding DUF6655 family protein, producing MASPRRRRWLILPLLLSVASCGGCRSIVHSTNTSATGSQQLLLSSSVDSVVCSFDFQPLLGRRCYLDTRSLGAEKDGYVTYRIREKMISQGVRLVDSRDDADVVVEAGLAAFGTDSQYDDIGITDVDALPDVHLCIRGTQYGVAKLSMFAWEKEGGAAIWHSGMMRADGYQEYRKCLGTGPYYSGTIQHSANRIDRARLGWLPWSSIRR from the coding sequence ATGGCATCACCAAGACGACGTCGATGGTTGATCTTGCCGCTGTTGCTGTCGGTCGCATCTTGTGGTGGTTGTCGTTCGATCGTTCACAGCACCAATACGTCGGCAACCGGATCACAGCAATTGTTGCTCAGTTCATCGGTGGATTCGGTTGTCTGCTCGTTTGACTTCCAGCCTCTTCTGGGGCGCCGTTGCTACTTGGATACCCGGTCACTTGGCGCTGAAAAGGACGGGTATGTCACGTATCGCATTCGGGAAAAGATGATTTCCCAGGGCGTTCGTTTGGTAGATTCCAGAGACGACGCGGACGTTGTCGTGGAAGCGGGCTTGGCCGCATTCGGCACGGATTCGCAGTACGACGACATCGGCATCACCGATGTGGATGCGTTGCCCGATGTCCATCTTTGCATCCGCGGCACCCAATACGGCGTCGCCAAGCTATCGATGTTCGCCTGGGAAAAAGAAGGTGGTGCCGCCATTTGGCATTCCGGGATGATGCGTGCCGACGGGTACCAAGAGTATCGCAAGTGCTTGGGAACCGGTCCGTATTATTCTGGCACCATTCAGCATTCCGCCAATCGAATCGATCGAGCACGTTTGGGGTGGCTGCCATGGTCATCCATTCGTCGCTGA
- the metH gene encoding methionine synthase, with protein sequence MLQLSSAKTLLPDLVRDRILMLDGAMGTMIQRLQLDEAAVRGDRFADHHKDLKNFSDLLCLTHPDAITDIHLAYLEAGADIVETNSFGASPVGMIEFDLPIELVDEINHAAVACARRATDQWNERTPDRPRFVAGSIGPTTRQTAISTRVDDPAHRDTTFNEMRDSYRAQVDSLIDAGVDILLPETAIDTLNLKACLFAIRDAFDSGARIVPVMVSGTFDKGGRTFVSGQSVEAFVTSLGHFPLLSIGMNCALGPDVMRPHVEQMSQATGLPISCHPNAGLPNDMGQFDLGPKAMADIVGEYADNGWINILGGCCGTTPDHIRAMCERVRTCKPKQESTGPVWTRLSGQLPMVMRPEIPFTMIGERTNVTGSRKFARLIRDENYDEAVEVAREQVQNGATIIDINFDDALLDGVEAMTRFLRLISGDDVVAAVPVMVDSSRWEVLEAGLQNVQGKAIVNSISLKVGEEEFLRQAKLVRQYGAAAVVMAFDEQGQAADEESKVRICKRAYDLLTQQADFPPEDIIFDPNILTVATGIEEHNNYAVDFINAVRRIKKECPGAKTSGGVSNISFSFRGNDRVREAMHSAFLYHAVRAGLDMGIVNAGQLEVYEEIPKDLLEHVEDVLLNRRPDATDRMLELAETVKGSGKKKAGEDLSWRENDVTERIKHALIKGIDKFIVEDTEEARQQYDRCLQVIEGPLMDGMQVVGDLFGEGKMFLPQVVKSARVMKKAVAYLEPFMEEEKEQAGQAEASDRGTFLIATVKGDVHDIGKNIVGVVLQCNNYRVIDLGVMVDSDTILDEAIKHSADMIGLSGLITPSLDEMVHVAREMKRRQMNLPLLIGGATTSAKHTAVKIAPAYDQPVIHVADASRSVGVVEKLISDDMHDEFVQSNKKLQQELVSSFRERQQTLVPYQTAFEKRFATDWSTVRIDQPDFTGVKVLDDFPLATLREFIDWSPYFQTWELKGKYPKILKDETVGEIACEVFEKANAMLDRVIADKTLTAKAAYAFWPAASDGDDVVLYEDDDRKSEKARFHFLRQQWERRGQNDFRSLADYVAPVDSGRKDYIGGFVVTAGIGANELAMKFKQELDDESAIIVQAVADRLAEAFAECLHHKVRREWGYGAEEDLSNDDLIAEKYRGIRPAAGYPACPDHTEKRTLFDLLDAEKNTGVELTSSFAMTPAASVSGLYFAHPQSRYFTVDRVTRDQVESYAKRKGLPLDEVERWLAPNLAYDPNAS encoded by the coding sequence ATGCTGCAGTTATCTTCCGCGAAGACTCTCCTGCCCGACTTGGTTCGAGACCGCATCTTGATGCTCGATGGTGCAATGGGCACCATGATTCAGCGGTTGCAGTTGGACGAGGCGGCGGTTCGTGGCGATCGATTCGCCGACCATCACAAAGATCTGAAAAACTTTTCCGATCTGTTGTGTCTGACGCATCCCGACGCGATCACAGATATCCATTTGGCCTATCTGGAAGCCGGCGCGGATATCGTGGAAACCAACTCCTTTGGTGCTTCCCCGGTCGGCATGATCGAATTTGATTTGCCGATCGAATTGGTCGACGAAATCAACCATGCTGCGGTGGCTTGCGCGCGTCGTGCGACGGACCAGTGGAACGAACGTACGCCGGACCGACCGCGTTTTGTGGCCGGTTCAATCGGCCCGACCACGCGTCAAACCGCAATCAGCACACGCGTCGATGATCCCGCACACCGGGACACGACGTTTAATGAGATGCGGGACAGCTATCGCGCCCAAGTCGATTCTCTGATCGATGCGGGGGTCGACATTCTGTTGCCCGAAACCGCGATCGATACGCTGAACTTGAAAGCGTGCTTGTTTGCGATTCGCGATGCGTTCGACAGCGGTGCGCGGATTGTGCCGGTGATGGTGTCGGGCACCTTCGACAAAGGTGGACGAACGTTTGTCTCGGGCCAAAGCGTCGAAGCGTTCGTGACATCGTTGGGACATTTTCCGCTGTTGTCGATCGGGATGAACTGTGCGTTGGGACCCGATGTGATGCGTCCACACGTCGAACAGATGTCACAGGCCACGGGGCTGCCCATTTCCTGTCACCCCAACGCGGGTTTGCCCAACGACATGGGGCAATTTGATTTAGGCCCCAAAGCCATGGCGGACATCGTCGGCGAATATGCCGACAACGGATGGATCAACATCTTGGGTGGATGCTGTGGCACCACCCCGGATCACATCCGCGCGATGTGCGAGCGTGTCCGAACCTGTAAGCCAAAGCAAGAATCGACGGGACCGGTCTGGACACGTTTGTCCGGTCAGTTGCCGATGGTGATGCGTCCGGAAATCCCGTTCACCATGATCGGCGAACGTACCAACGTGACGGGCAGTCGAAAATTCGCACGGCTGATCCGCGACGAAAACTACGACGAAGCGGTCGAAGTGGCTCGCGAGCAGGTGCAAAACGGCGCGACAATCATCGACATCAACTTCGATGACGCCTTGTTGGATGGCGTCGAAGCGATGACCCGCTTTCTGCGTCTGATCTCCGGCGATGATGTCGTGGCCGCGGTCCCGGTGATGGTCGACAGCAGTCGCTGGGAGGTCTTGGAGGCCGGGCTGCAAAACGTCCAAGGCAAGGCCATCGTCAACTCGATCTCTTTGAAGGTCGGTGAAGAAGAATTCTTACGCCAAGCCAAACTGGTTCGTCAGTACGGTGCGGCGGCTGTCGTGATGGCCTTTGACGAACAAGGTCAGGCGGCGGACGAAGAAAGCAAAGTGCGGATCTGCAAACGAGCCTACGACTTGCTGACCCAGCAAGCAGATTTTCCGCCGGAAGACATCATTTTTGACCCCAACATCCTGACGGTGGCGACGGGGATCGAGGAACACAACAACTACGCCGTCGATTTCATCAACGCGGTTCGGCGAATCAAAAAGGAATGTCCCGGAGCGAAAACCAGCGGCGGCGTCAGCAACATCAGCTTCAGTTTCCGTGGCAACGATCGTGTGCGGGAAGCGATGCACAGCGCGTTCTTGTATCACGCCGTTCGTGCAGGACTGGATATGGGCATCGTCAATGCCGGGCAATTGGAGGTCTATGAGGAGATCCCCAAAGACCTGTTGGAGCATGTCGAAGATGTGTTACTGAATCGTCGCCCCGATGCGACCGACCGGATGTTGGAACTTGCCGAAACCGTCAAAGGTAGCGGAAAGAAAAAGGCCGGCGAAGATTTATCCTGGCGTGAAAACGACGTGACCGAACGGATCAAGCATGCATTGATCAAGGGAATCGACAAGTTCATCGTCGAAGACACCGAAGAAGCACGTCAGCAATACGATCGTTGCTTGCAAGTCATCGAGGGCCCCTTGATGGACGGCATGCAGGTCGTCGGCGATCTGTTCGGTGAAGGCAAGATGTTTTTGCCCCAGGTGGTCAAATCTGCGCGGGTGATGAAAAAGGCCGTTGCTTACCTGGAACCTTTCATGGAAGAAGAAAAGGAACAGGCCGGGCAAGCGGAAGCGTCCGACCGCGGTACATTCTTGATCGCGACCGTCAAAGGTGACGTCCACGATATCGGGAAGAACATCGTCGGTGTCGTTCTGCAGTGCAATAACTATCGAGTGATCGACCTGGGCGTGATGGTGGATTCCGACACCATCCTGGACGAAGCGATCAAGCACTCCGCCGACATGATCGGTTTGTCGGGATTGATCACGCCGAGCTTGGACGAAATGGTTCACGTCGCGCGAGAAATGAAACGTCGTCAAATGAACTTGCCCTTGCTGATCGGCGGCGCAACGACCAGTGCCAAACACACCGCGGTGAAGATTGCGCCCGCTTACGACCAACCGGTCATCCATGTCGCCGACGCCAGTCGCAGTGTCGGAGTCGTGGAAAAGCTGATCAGCGATGACATGCACGACGAATTCGTGCAATCCAACAAAAAGCTGCAACAGGAATTGGTCAGCAGCTTTCGCGAACGTCAACAAACGCTGGTCCCCTACCAGACGGCGTTTGAAAAACGATTTGCAACCGACTGGTCCACGGTGCGGATTGATCAACCGGATTTCACCGGTGTGAAGGTGTTGGATGATTTCCCGTTGGCCACGTTACGAGAATTCATCGACTGGTCGCCCTATTTTCAAACTTGGGAATTGAAAGGGAAATATCCCAAAATCTTGAAAGACGAAACGGTCGGCGAGATCGCCTGCGAGGTCTTTGAAAAGGCCAATGCGATGCTGGATCGTGTCATCGCCGACAAGACGCTGACCGCAAAAGCGGCCTATGCATTTTGGCCGGCGGCCAGCGACGGCGACGACGTGGTGCTATACGAGGACGATGACCGGAAATCTGAAAAAGCACGTTTCCATTTCCTGCGTCAACAATGGGAACGTCGTGGCCAAAACGATTTTCGATCGTTGGCCGACTACGTCGCGCCCGTCGACAGCGGGCGCAAAGATTACATCGGTGGATTCGTCGTGACCGCCGGCATCGGTGCCAACGAATTGGCGATGAAGTTCAAGCAGGAATTGGACGATGAAAGCGCGATCATCGTTCAGGCCGTCGCCGATCGTTTGGCCGAAGCATTCGCCGAATGTTTGCACCACAAGGTGCGTCGTGAATGGGGATACGGTGCCGAGGAAGATCTGTCCAATGACGACCTGATCGCCGAAAAGTATCGCGGTATCCGCCCCGCCGCGGGCTACCCCGCTTGTCCCGATCACACCGAAAAGCGAACACTGTTCGACTTGCTGGACGCCGAAAAGAACACCGGCGTGGAACTGACCAGCAGTTTTGCAATGACACCGGCCGCCAGTGTGTCAGGACTCTACTTTGCCCACCCACAGTCGCGGTACTTTACGGTGGATCGCGTGACTCGTGACCAAGTCGAAAGCTATGCTAAACGCAAAGGCTTGCCACTGGACGAGGTGGAACGCTGGCTCGCGCCGAACTTGGCCTACGATCCGAATGCCTCATAA